The following coding sequences lie in one Lelliottia jeotgali genomic window:
- a CDS encoding NADH-ubiquinone oxidoreductase subunit 9, whose product MHREAGTELVTVEENITGFFQSVIIREVDIVEISGNRCTLSIELKVGGLYGVLFHVSYSSDRQWHDLNDVRPMVQISTEIG is encoded by the coding sequence ATGCACAGGGAAGCGGGCACTGAGCTGGTTACCGTCGAGGAAAACATAACGGGTTTCTTCCAGTCCGTTATCATTAGAGAAGTAGACATCGTCGAAATCTCGGGAAACAGGTGTACCCTCAGCATTGAACTCAAGGTTGGCGGGTTGTATGGCGTTTTGTTTCACGTAAGTTACTCGTCTGACAGGCAGTGGCACGATCTTAACGATGTGCGCCCGATGGTGCAAATTTCCACAGAAATTGGCTGA